From Emcibacter nanhaiensis, one genomic window encodes:
- a CDS encoding LL-diaminopimelate aminotransferase — translation MESEFYRIKRLPPYVFAEVNAMKAKARAAGEDIIDLGMGNPDLVPPQHVMDKLVATLPDPKAHRYSASKGIPGLRKALSAYYKRRFDVEINPETETIVTLGSKEGLANLAQAITAPGDVILVPNPTYPIHHFGFIIAGATIRHLPPGTQDNFMESLEQAVRHSVPKPLALVLNYPSNPTAEVVDLEFYEKVVAFARKHGIWVLSDLAYSEIYFDDVPPPSILQVDGAKDIAVEFTSLSKTYSMAGWRIGFASGNEKLISALTRVKSYLDYGAFTPIQVAATAALNGPQDYIDEVRAIYKSRRDVLVKGLEAAGWPIPSPRATMFAWAPIPEEWKEVGCMEFAKQLLTHAQVAVSPGIGFGEYGEGYVRIAIVENEQRIRQATRNIKRFMSKSQEYLEESRQHLKDREENK, via the coding sequence ATGGAGTCAGAATTCTACCGGATCAAGAGATTACCGCCTTACGTTTTTGCTGAAGTCAATGCGATGAAAGCAAAAGCGCGAGCGGCCGGAGAAGACATCATTGACCTGGGCATGGGGAACCCCGACCTGGTGCCGCCGCAGCATGTCATGGACAAGCTGGTGGCCACCCTGCCGGACCCCAAGGCTCATCGCTATTCCGCCTCAAAGGGCATTCCCGGGCTGCGCAAGGCGCTGAGCGCCTACTACAAGCGCCGCTTTGACGTGGAGATTAATCCCGAGACCGAGACCATTGTCACCCTGGGGTCCAAGGAAGGTCTGGCCAACCTGGCCCAGGCCATTACCGCACCGGGGGACGTGATCCTGGTGCCGAACCCCACGTATCCGATCCATCACTTCGGTTTTATCATCGCCGGGGCGACCATCCGTCATTTGCCGCCGGGGACCCAGGATAATTTCATGGAAAGCCTGGAGCAGGCGGTACGCCACAGCGTGCCCAAACCGCTGGCGCTAGTGCTCAACTATCCGTCCAACCCGACGGCTGAAGTGGTTGACCTGGAGTTTTATGAAAAAGTCGTGGCCTTTGCCCGCAAGCACGGCATCTGGGTCCTGTCCGACCTGGCCTATTCGGAGATTTATTTCGATGATGTGCCGCCGCCGTCCATCCTGCAGGTGGACGGGGCCAAGGATATCGCGGTGGAGTTTACCTCACTCAGCAAGACCTATTCCATGGCCGGCTGGCGGATCGGTTTTGCCTCCGGCAACGAAAAACTGATCAGCGCGTTGACCCGGGTGAAATCCTATCTGGACTACGGCGCCTTTACGCCGATCCAGGTTGCCGCGACCGCAGCCCTCAACGGTCCGCAGGATTATATTGATGAAGTGCGGGCCATCTATAAATCCCGCCGGGATGTTCTGGTCAAGGGACTGGAAGCGGCCGGCTGGCCGATCCCGTCGCCGCGGGCAACCATGTTTGCCTGGGCTCCGATTCCCGAGGAATGGAAGGAAGTGGGCTGTATGGAATTTGCCAAGCAGCTGCTGACCCATGCCCAGGTGGCGGTCTCGCCGGGCATTGGCTTCGGGGAATATGGCGAAGGCTATGTGCGGATTGCCATTGTGGAAAACGAGCAGCGTATCCGCCAGGCCACACGCAACATCAAACGCTTTATGTCCAAGAGTCAAGAATATCTGGAGGAATCCAGGCAGCACCTGAAAGACAGGGAAGAAAACAAGTGA
- a CDS encoding PHA/PHB synthase family protein: MDKETPDMEQFAENMKAYTEKFQKLASDFLERQKEQSAPSDPDPLNLSGAMMEMTKYFAEHPEQIVEKQVNLWKDYMKLWQSTAKKMVGDQDVEPIVSPAKEDRRFKDKEWEENQIFDYIKQSYLLSSKWIENLVEENPQAESHEGQKLKFYARQFIDAMSPTNFAMTNPEVIRETIEKNGKNLLNGLENIAKDINPETGEFRIRMTDETAFELGKNVATTPGKVVYQNELIQLIQYEPLTETVYKTPVLITPPWINKFYILDLRPENSLIRWLVEKGYTVFVISWKNPDESMADLDFADYMTLGPLSALGAIEDATGEKSVNAIGYCIGGTLLACTLAFLGAKESIDRVKSATFLVTQVDFSESGELKLFVDDRQLAVMENLMEEKGYLDGSTMAQTFNMLRSNDLIWSFVINNYLLGRDPFPFDLLYWNSDSTRLTRACHSQYLREMYKENNLVKPGAFVLHDTPIDLANITIPTYIQAAQTDHICPWKSVYKATQQFSGERRFMLAGSGHIAGVVNPPAAKKYNHWVNTDTPENPDDWLAQAEDHPGSWWDDWHNWLKKRSGKKVDARVPGDGKLEIIEDAPGSYVKIRY; this comes from the coding sequence ATGGATAAAGAGACGCCTGACATGGAACAATTTGCGGAAAACATGAAGGCCTATACCGAGAAGTTTCAGAAGCTGGCTTCAGATTTCCTGGAACGGCAAAAGGAACAGTCCGCCCCTTCCGATCCTGACCCCCTGAACCTGTCCGGCGCCATGATGGAAATGACCAAATATTTTGCCGAGCATCCGGAGCAGATTGTCGAAAAGCAGGTCAATCTGTGGAAAGATTACATGAAACTCTGGCAGTCCACCGCCAAGAAAATGGTCGGGGACCAGGATGTGGAGCCTATCGTCAGCCCGGCCAAAGAGGATCGACGATTCAAGGACAAGGAGTGGGAAGAAAACCAGATCTTCGACTATATCAAGCAATCCTACCTGCTGTCCTCGAAATGGATCGAAAACCTGGTGGAGGAAAACCCACAGGCGGAGAGCCATGAGGGCCAGAAGCTTAAATTTTATGCCCGCCAGTTCATTGACGCCATGTCACCGACCAATTTTGCCATGACCAATCCGGAAGTGATCCGGGAGACCATCGAAAAGAACGGCAAGAACCTGCTGAACGGCCTGGAAAATATTGCCAAGGACATCAATCCGGAAACCGGCGAATTCAGGATCCGCATGACCGACGAAACGGCGTTCGAGCTGGGCAAGAATGTTGCCACCACCCCCGGCAAAGTGGTGTACCAGAATGAATTGATCCAGCTGATCCAGTATGAGCCGCTGACAGAGACGGTCTATAAAACACCGGTCCTGATTACGCCGCCCTGGATCAACAAATTCTACATCCTCGACCTGCGGCCGGAAAACTCCCTCATTCGCTGGCTGGTGGAGAAAGGCTATACGGTTTTTGTCATCTCGTGGAAAAATCCGGACGAAAGCATGGCTGATCTTGATTTTGCCGATTATATGACCCTTGGCCCCCTGTCCGCCCTCGGCGCCATTGAAGACGCCACCGGCGAAAAATCGGTCAACGCCATCGGCTATTGCATCGGCGGCACCCTTCTGGCCTGCACCCTGGCCTTCCTCGGCGCCAAAGAGTCCATCGACCGGGTGAAAAGCGCCACCTTCCTGGTCACCCAGGTGGATTTCAGTGAGTCCGGCGAACTGAAACTGTTTGTCGACGACCGGCAGCTGGCGGTGATGGAAAACCTGATGGAGGAAAAAGGCTATCTCGACGGCAGCACCATGGCCCAGACCTTCAACATGCTGCGCTCCAACGACCTGATCTGGTCCTTTGTCATCAATAATTACCTCCTGGGCCGGGATCCCTTCCCCTTTGACCTGCTCTACTGGAACAGCGATTCAACCCGGCTGACACGGGCCTGTCATTCCCAGTACCTCAGGGAGATGTACAAGGAAAACAACCTGGTCAAACCGGGCGCATTCGTCCTGCATGATACGCCGATTGATCTCGCCAATATCACGATTCCGACCTATATCCAGGCTGCGCAGACTGACCATATCTGTCCTTGGAAATCAGTGTACAAGGCCACCCAGCAGTTCAGCGGGGAACGCCGGTTCATGCTGGCCGGGTCGGGGCATATCGCCGGGGTGGTAAACCCGCCGGCCGCCAAAAAATACAATCACTGGGTGAACACGGATACTCCGGAAAATCCTGACGACTGGCTTGCGCAGGCCGAGGACCATCCTGGTTCCTGGTGGGACGACTGGCATAACTGGCTGAAGAAAAGATCCGGTAAAAAAGTGGACGCCAGGGTTCCGGGCGACGGCAAACTTGAAATCATCGAGGATGCACCGGGCAGCTACGTAAAAATTCGCTACTAG